GCAGGATGACAGGTGCGCCGTCAGCGGGACCGGCTTCAGCGTAGCCGACATTGAGAAGCCCGGCATCGATCTGCTTGAGCTGCGCGAACGAGGGATTCGCTCCCGGCTTGAAATTGCGCGTATCCGGACTCTTCGTAACGGCCGATTGCGCGTTGGCGGAACCGCTGAGGGCGAGCTGGGCTGTGGCAAGCATTATCGCTGCTGTGCCGAAGAAGCGCCGCCGATCGTGGTTGATCTTGTCTGACATCTTGATGTTCTCCAGATCGTTGCATCTTCGTGCGCTGATGAGTTCGCCCGCCCTTGCCGGTTTGGTTTGCAATGCCACGATCAATTCACCAGCTGAGGTCTCGTTACCGTAACGGCGTGTCCATCTGCATGCTGGAGTGGTGATGTTGTGCCGGACTGGAAGCCGGTTGCTGCTGCGTCGGAGCAGGCGTGGAATTCGTTACGGATTCGCCGATCGCAAGTTTCATGGCCGCGATTTCCTGAACCTGGTCGACAATGATCTCCTGCGCGATGCGCCGCAGCTGTTCGTTCTTGCCATAGCGCAATTCGCTGACCGCCATCTCGATCGCGCCCTGATGATGAGGGGTCATCATTGCTACGAAATCGCGATCGATATCGCCGGTCGGCTTGATCGCCATATCGTTCATCATCTTGATCATTGCCGCCTCGTTCTCTTTCCAGAACGGAGCTTCGTCGACGGTGGCTGCCGGCGGCACAGGCAGGTGGTGTTCCTGCGCCATCACATGTGACGGAAGGGCAAACGCGACAAGAAGGCGCGCGCCGAGGAACGCAGCGCCGAGACCATGCTTAGGGAGGTGGCCCAAGAATGCCATTGCGACGCCGCGAAACGATGACTGATGCATTGTCAGCTCCATGACTGGTGTGTTGGGGGTGTGACGTGCCGGGGGGCGTCCTATTCCGCCGCGCCTGCAAGAAACTCCGGAGTGGCGGCTCGCCGAATCTTGAAAAGCGCAATCGTTGCAAGGACAAAGGATCGTCCAGGGAGGCCGATCACATAGACGTTAGGTGTGCTGGCACGCGTCGTGGAGAATTCCGCTTGCGATTGCTAGCGGCGGGCTCGCATATTATCGGGCCGACACGAAGGATATGTCCCGAAGCTGGCCGATTACGTTGACCGCATCTTGAAGGGTGCCCAACCCGCCGATTTGCCCGTCCAAACGCCGACCAAGTTCGAGCTGATCCTCAAGTCTTGGCCTTGCGATTTCAGCGTCAGTATAGCCTTTGCTGCAGTGCAGGAGCATTGTCGGCCCCTAGCAGACTTAGTGGCCGGCGATGAGATGTCCGCTTCTCTGCAGCGCAGTAGTTGCGGGGCCGCAGAGCGAGCGAAAGAAGTGGCGGATTGGGCTCAGCTTTTCTTGCAAAGCCAAATCCGCCTGTCTCTCGCAAGACGGCGCTGGGTTACGCTTCGCCAACCCGCCCTTACCAACCAGGCTCAACAGATTCGCGGATTATCGCCGGCGTCGCAAACGCCTCCGGGCTGGTTCTGGAACGACAGGTCGGATTTCGCGGTGGCCAGTGCCGGCATGCGGGCATGACTGTAGAGCCAGTGGTCCGCCGGGGCGGAACTCGCATGGTGCGTCTGTACGACGTATCGCTCGGCCGCTGAGGTCTCGTGAGCCGCGGCTGATGTTGTGAGCATGGCTACCGCGATCAATCCCGCCGAAAAGAGTTGAATTGGAGTCATCGAACGTCTCCTTTGGGCTTCAGCAAGCGCGAGGACACCCTCACTGCCGCCACCCGTTGCGCTCTCGTCATGACGAATCTCGCGGCGTTTTATTCCGGCTCGGCTGGGTTAGCTTGCCCCAAATCGCAGGTTTGTGATTGGGAAGGCCGGCGCCAGGTGCTCGCGGTCGAGCTCGCCAACCGGGAGAGCCGGTCGAGCTGGAAGGAGTTTTTGGAAGCCCTGAAGGCCCGCGGCCTGCACGGCGTCGAGTTCGTCGTCTCCGATGATCA
The DNA window shown above is from Bradyrhizobium sp. CB1650 and carries:
- a CDS encoding DUF305 domain-containing protein, with the translated sequence MHQSSFRGVAMAFLGHLPKHGLGAAFLGARLLVAFALPSHVMAQEHHLPVPPAATVDEAPFWKENEAAMIKMMNDMAIKPTGDIDRDFVAMMTPHHQGAIEMAVSELRYGKNEQLRRIAQEIIVDQVQEIAAMKLAIGESVTNSTPAPTQQQPASSPAQHHHSSMQMDTPLR